The following proteins are encoded in a genomic region of Corylus avellana chromosome ca4, CavTom2PMs-1.0:
- the LOC132177547 gene encoding RNA polymerase II C-terminal domain phosphatase-like 3 isoform X2: MVVAGSNCCEWNNCAGIEETLSEMGKDGTKVEDVEEGEISDTASVEEISEEDFKKQESTTMTTTTTTTTTTTPTTNKVSSKPKAAGTRLWTMQDLYKYQVSRGYASSLYNLAWAQAVQNKPLNEYFVVEEEVGPEEKSKRSSASPNANPKVVDEVVNLVIDDDSVEEMDVEKEEGELEEGEIDLDSEPVEKVAQAEEVIEEPVLSNGGVSVESPEIDSKEERVNSIREALKSVTVIEAEKSFGEVCSRVRNTFERLREVFLEFSVPTKDALVQLSFTAIQAVNSVFCSMNNNQKEQNRDYFLRLISDVNCDPPLFSSEQMKEIEVMKKPSLDSVDLLLSARDGDKEKEIPAIDGVNTKNSDSSAKNTGHELTSNNLSSDSLAVGSLVHNNLNMLSEVSKPAVSSFKGRGILLPLLDLHKDHDADSLPSPTREAPSRFPVHKVMAVGDGIAKSVLPIAKVPVDTEDSKLHIYETDALKAVSTYQQKFGRNSFFTSDRLPSPTPSGECDDGDGDTTSEVSSSSTIGNLRNVNQPIMRRPNAPSMDISSMQGPVTVKSVAAITSGSNTLVKASAKSRDPRLRLASPDVNVLDLNQRPFSIMHNAPKVEPIGTVSSRKQKTVEEPILEGPALKRQRNGLEYSGVIRDVKTVSGSGGWLEDTGIVGPQLMKRNQLMENAEIDPIKMANVVNFPGSSSANASATISGTEQVPVTGTSTAASLPALLKDIAVNPTMLINILKLRQQQSLAAESQQISADPTKSTALPPNSNSILGAVPLVNVAPSMASGIFPKPAVTLQIPSQIAPMEDLGKIRMKPRDPRRILHGNALHKGPSLGNEQLKNILPPTSSTQGSKDNLSAQKQEGQADTKSVPSQSVVVPDIARQFTKNLKNIANIMSVSQASSTLPIISQNISSEAVQVKSDKMDKKAAGSNSEDQQSGTSSAPEVGAVIACRSQNAWGDVEHLFEGYDDQQKAAIQRERARRIEEQKKMFATHKLCLVLDLDHTLLNSAKFVEVDPVHDEILRKKEEQDREKPQRHLFRFPHMGMWTKLRPGIWNFLEKASKLFEMHLYTMGNKLYATEMAKVLDPKGVLFAGRVISRGDDGDLFDGDERVPKNKDLEGVLGMESGVVIVDDSVRVWPHNKLNLIVVERYTYFPCSRRQFGLLGPSLLEIDHDERPEDGTLASSLAVIERLHQNFFSHDSLDEVDVRNILAAEQQKILAGCRIVFSRVFPVGEANPHLHPLWQTAEQFGAACTNQIDEQVTHVVANSLGTDKVNWALSTGRFVVYPGWVEASALLYRRANERDFAIKP, from the exons ATGGTCGTTGCTGGATCGAATTGTTGCGAGTGGAATAATTGTGCGGGAATTGAAGAAACCCTAAGTGAGATGGGAAAGGATGggactaaggttgaagatgtgGAAGAAGGTGAAATTTCTGATACGGCTTCGGTGGAGGAGATCAGTGAGGAGGATTTTAAGAAGCAGGAGAGTACGACGATGACAACGACGACGActacgacgacgacgacgacacCGACAACGAATAAGGTGTCGTCGAAACCGAAGGCCGCCGGAACTAGGCTCTGGACGATGCAGGATCTGTACAAGTACCAGGTCTCGCGCGGCTATGCTTCGAGCTTGTATAACCTGGCGTGGGCACAGGCCGTGCAGAACAAGCCTCTGAATGAGTATTTCGTGGTGGAGGAGGAGGTTGGGCCCGAGGAGAAGTCAAAGCGATCGTCGGCTTCGCCGAATGCGAATCCAAAGGTGGTTGATGAAGTTGTGAATCTTGTGATTGATGATGATAGTGTGGAAGAGATGGATGTGGAGAAGGAGGAAGGGGAGTTGGAGGAAGGTGAGATTGATTTGGACTCGGAGCCGGTCGAAAAGGTGGCCCAAGCCGAGGAAGTTATAGAAGAACCGGTTTTGAGTAATGGGGGAGTGAGTGTTGAGAGCCCAGAGATTGATTCGAAGGAGGAGAGAGTGAATTCGATTCGGGAAGCTTTAAAGAGTGTGACTGTGATAGAAGCAGAGAa ATCGTTTGGGGAAGTTTGTTCCCGAGTGCGCAACACTTTCGAGAGGTTGCGGGAAGTGTTCTTGGAATTTAGTGTTCCCACAAAGGACGCTCTTGTTCAATTGTCGTTCACTGCAATTCAAGCAGTCAATTCT GTGTTCTGCTCCATGAACAATAATCAAAAGGAACAGAATAGAGACTACTTCTTGAG GTTAATTTCTGATGTCAACTGTGATCCCCCTCTGTTCTCCTCTGAGCAGATGAAAGAG ATAGAGGTCATGAAGAAGCCCTCTTTGGAttctgttgatcttttgttgaGTGCTAGAGATGGtgataaagagaaagaaataccAGCCATTGATGGAGTGAATACTAAGAATTCTGACTCTTCAGCCAAAAACACTGGCCATGAATTGACTTCTAATAACTTATCTTCAGATTCTTTGGCTGTTGGATCTTTGGTTCATAATAACCTAAATATGTTATCTGAAGTCTCAAAACCGGCAGTATCTAGCTTTAAGGGTAGAGGAATACTGCTCCCGCTGTTAGACCTTCACAAGGATCATGATGCAGACAGTCTCCCCTCACCCACACGGGAAGCACCATCACGTTTTCCTGTACACAAAGTAATGGCTGTTGGAGATGGGATAGCTAAATCGGTGTTGCCCATAGCTAAAGTTCCAGTTGACACTGAAGATTCGaaattgcatatatatgaaactGATGCCCTCAAAGCTGTTTCTACCTATCAACAAAAGTTTGGTCGGAATTCTTTCTTTACAAGTGACAGACTTCCTAGCCCAACCCCTTCAGGAGAATGTGATGATGGGGATGGTGACACTACTAGCGAGGTGTCTAGTTCTTCTACTATTGGTAATTTAAGAAATGTAAATCAACCCATTATGAGGCGACCAAATGCGCCCTCCATGGACATTTCTAGCATGCAAGGACCCGTTACCGTTAAAAGTGTTGCAGCTATAACTTCTGGGTCTAATACACTTGTGAAAGCTTCAGCAAAGAGTAGAGACCCTAGGCTTCGGTTAGCCAGCCCTGATGTGAATGTTTTAGATCTTAACCAGCGCCCCTTCTCTATCATGCATAATGCACCTAAAGTAGAACCCATTGGAACAGTAAGTTCAAGAAAGCAAAAAACTGTTGAGGAGCCTATTTTGGAAGGTCCTGCACTAAAAAGGCAAAGGAATGGGTTGGAATATTCTGGAGTCATTAGGGATGTGAAAACCGTGTCTGGAAGCGGTGGCTGGTTGGAGGACACTGGTATAGTTGGACCTCAGTTAATGAAGAGGAACCAGTTGATGGAGAATGCAGAAATCGATCCAATAAAAATGGCTAATGTTGTAAATTTTCCTGGTAGTAGTAGTGCTAATGCCAGTGCGACAATTAGTGGAACTGAGCAGGTGCCAGTGACAGGTACTAGTACCGCAGCCTCGTTGCCTGCTTTATTGAAAGATATTGCCGTGAATCCAACTATGCTGATAAATATACTTAAGTTGAGACAACAACAGAGTCTCGCAGCAGAATCCCAGCAAATATCTGCTGATCCTACAAAAAGTACAGCGCTACCACCAAACTCAAACTCAATACTGGGAGCAGTACCCTTGGTAAATGTTGCTCCATCAATGGCCTCAGGAATTTTCCCGAAACCAGCAGTAACACTTCAGATTCCTTCACAAATAGCTCCCATG GAGGACTTGGGAAAAATTCGCATGAAACCTCGTGATCCTCGCCGTATCCTCCATGGCAATGCACTTCATAAGGGTCCAAGCTTGGGAAATGAGCAGCTCAAAAATATATTACCCCCTACATCAAGCACCCAGGGAAGTAAGGATAATCTGAGTGCGCAAAAGCAAGAGGGTCAGGCAGATACAAAATCAGTGCCTTCTCAATCAGTTGTAGTACCTGACATTGCTCGGCAGTTCacaaagaatttgaaaaatattgctAATATTATGTCCGTTTCTCAAGCATCTTCAACTCTACCAATAATTTCTCAGAATATATCCTCTGAAGCAGTTCAGGTTAAGTCAGACAAAATGGATAAGAAAGCTGCAGGCTCAAATTCTGAGGACCAGCAATCCGGGACGAGTTCAGCACCTGAAGTAGGTGCAGTAATTGCCTGTCGTTCACAAAACGCTTGGGGGGATGTTGAGCATTTATTTGAAGGATATGATGACCAGCAAAAAGCTGCTATACAGAGAGAGAGGGCAAGGAGGATAGAAGAACAGAAGAAAATGTTTGCGACACACAAGCTCTGCCTTGTCTTGGATCTAGATCACACGCTTCTTAATTCAGCTAAG tttgtgGAAGTAGATCCAGTTCATGATGAGatattgagaaagaaagaggaacaGGATCGTGAAAAACCGCAGAGACACCTCTTCCGATTTCCTCATATGGGAATGTGGACCAAACTAAGACCTGGtatttggaattttttggagAAG GCTAGTAAGCTGTTTGAGATGCATCTATACACCATGGGGAACAAGCTGTATGCTACGGAGATGGCAAAAGTGCTTGATCCGAAAGGGGTTCTGTTTGCAGGACGAGTTATCTCTAGGGGTGATGATGGGGATCTCTTTGATGGTGATGAGAGGGTTCCAAAAAACAAGGATCTGGAAGGGGTTCTGGGTATGGAATCAGGGGTGGTAATTGTAGATGATTCTGTGAGGGTTTGGCCACATAACAAACTGAACTTGATAGTTGTAGAAAG GTATACATACTTTCCCTGTAGCAGACGCCAATTTGGGCTTCTAGGTCCTTCTCTGCTTGAGATTGACCATGATGAGAGACCAGAAGATGGAACTCTTGCATCCTCTTTGGCG GTTATTGAGAGACTACATCAAAACTTTTTCTCCCATGATTCCTTAGATGAAGTTGATGTTAGAAATATTCTAGCTGCGGAACAGCAGAAGATTTTGGCTGGCTGTCGTATTGTGTTTAGCAGGGTGTTTCCAGTTGGCGAAGCCAATCCTCACCTACATCCATTGTGGCAGACAGCGGAACAGTTTGGTGCCGCATGCACCAATCAAATAGATGAACAGGTTACACATGTAGTTGCCAATTCTCTTGGGACTGATAAG GTGAATTGGGCTCTTTCTACAGGACGATTTGTTGTATATCCAGGCTG GGTGGAAGCATCAGCTTTGCTTTATCGGAGGGCAAATGAGCGAGATTTTGCCATTAAACCATAA
- the LOC132177547 gene encoding RNA polymerase II C-terminal domain phosphatase-like 3 isoform X1, with the protein MVVAGSNCCEWNNCAGIEETLSEMGKDGTKVEDVEEGEISDTASVEEISEEDFKKQESTTMTTTTTTTTTTTPTTNKVSSKPKAAGTRLWTMQDLYKYQVSRGYASSLYNLAWAQAVQNKPLNEYFVVEEEVGPEEKSKRSSASPNANPKVVDEVVNLVIDDDSVEEMDVEKEEGELEEGEIDLDSEPVEKVAQAEEVIEEPVLSNGGVSVESPEIDSKEERVNSIREALKSVTVIEAEKSFGEVCSRVRNTFERLREVFLEFSVPTKDALVQLSFTAIQAVNSVFCSMNNNQKEQNRDYFLRLISDVNCDPPLFSSEQMKEIEVMKKPSLDSVDLLLSARDGDKEKEIPAIDGVNTKNSDSSAKNTGHELTSNNLSSDSLAVGSLVHNNLNMLSEVSKPAVSSFKGRGILLPLLDLHKDHDADSLPSPTREAPSRFPVHKVMAVGDGIAKSVLPIAKVPVDTEDSKLHIYETDALKAVSTYQQKFGRNSFFTSDRLPSPTPSGECDDGDGDTTSEVSSSSTIGNLRNVNQPIMRRPNAPSMDISSMQGPVTVKSVAAITSGSNTLVKASAKSRDPRLRLASPDVNVLDLNQRPFSIMHNAPKVEPIGTVSSRKQKTVEEPILEGPALKRQRNGLEYSGVIRDVKTVSGSGGWLEDTGIVGPQLMKRNQLMENAEIDPIKMANVVNFPGSSSANASATISGTEQVPVTGTSTAASLPALLKDIAVNPTMLINILKLRQQQSLAAESQQISADPTKSTALPPNSNSILGAVPLVNVAPSMASGIFPKPAVTLQIPSQIAPMRMQEDLGKIRMKPRDPRRILHGNALHKGPSLGNEQLKNILPPTSSTQGSKDNLSAQKQEGQADTKSVPSQSVVVPDIARQFTKNLKNIANIMSVSQASSTLPIISQNISSEAVQVKSDKMDKKAAGSNSEDQQSGTSSAPEVGAVIACRSQNAWGDVEHLFEGYDDQQKAAIQRERARRIEEQKKMFATHKLCLVLDLDHTLLNSAKFVEVDPVHDEILRKKEEQDREKPQRHLFRFPHMGMWTKLRPGIWNFLEKASKLFEMHLYTMGNKLYATEMAKVLDPKGVLFAGRVISRGDDGDLFDGDERVPKNKDLEGVLGMESGVVIVDDSVRVWPHNKLNLIVVERYTYFPCSRRQFGLLGPSLLEIDHDERPEDGTLASSLAVIERLHQNFFSHDSLDEVDVRNILAAEQQKILAGCRIVFSRVFPVGEANPHLHPLWQTAEQFGAACTNQIDEQVTHVVANSLGTDKVNWALSTGRFVVYPGWVEASALLYRRANERDFAIKP; encoded by the exons ATGGTCGTTGCTGGATCGAATTGTTGCGAGTGGAATAATTGTGCGGGAATTGAAGAAACCCTAAGTGAGATGGGAAAGGATGggactaaggttgaagatgtgGAAGAAGGTGAAATTTCTGATACGGCTTCGGTGGAGGAGATCAGTGAGGAGGATTTTAAGAAGCAGGAGAGTACGACGATGACAACGACGACGActacgacgacgacgacgacacCGACAACGAATAAGGTGTCGTCGAAACCGAAGGCCGCCGGAACTAGGCTCTGGACGATGCAGGATCTGTACAAGTACCAGGTCTCGCGCGGCTATGCTTCGAGCTTGTATAACCTGGCGTGGGCACAGGCCGTGCAGAACAAGCCTCTGAATGAGTATTTCGTGGTGGAGGAGGAGGTTGGGCCCGAGGAGAAGTCAAAGCGATCGTCGGCTTCGCCGAATGCGAATCCAAAGGTGGTTGATGAAGTTGTGAATCTTGTGATTGATGATGATAGTGTGGAAGAGATGGATGTGGAGAAGGAGGAAGGGGAGTTGGAGGAAGGTGAGATTGATTTGGACTCGGAGCCGGTCGAAAAGGTGGCCCAAGCCGAGGAAGTTATAGAAGAACCGGTTTTGAGTAATGGGGGAGTGAGTGTTGAGAGCCCAGAGATTGATTCGAAGGAGGAGAGAGTGAATTCGATTCGGGAAGCTTTAAAGAGTGTGACTGTGATAGAAGCAGAGAa ATCGTTTGGGGAAGTTTGTTCCCGAGTGCGCAACACTTTCGAGAGGTTGCGGGAAGTGTTCTTGGAATTTAGTGTTCCCACAAAGGACGCTCTTGTTCAATTGTCGTTCACTGCAATTCAAGCAGTCAATTCT GTGTTCTGCTCCATGAACAATAATCAAAAGGAACAGAATAGAGACTACTTCTTGAG GTTAATTTCTGATGTCAACTGTGATCCCCCTCTGTTCTCCTCTGAGCAGATGAAAGAG ATAGAGGTCATGAAGAAGCCCTCTTTGGAttctgttgatcttttgttgaGTGCTAGAGATGGtgataaagagaaagaaataccAGCCATTGATGGAGTGAATACTAAGAATTCTGACTCTTCAGCCAAAAACACTGGCCATGAATTGACTTCTAATAACTTATCTTCAGATTCTTTGGCTGTTGGATCTTTGGTTCATAATAACCTAAATATGTTATCTGAAGTCTCAAAACCGGCAGTATCTAGCTTTAAGGGTAGAGGAATACTGCTCCCGCTGTTAGACCTTCACAAGGATCATGATGCAGACAGTCTCCCCTCACCCACACGGGAAGCACCATCACGTTTTCCTGTACACAAAGTAATGGCTGTTGGAGATGGGATAGCTAAATCGGTGTTGCCCATAGCTAAAGTTCCAGTTGACACTGAAGATTCGaaattgcatatatatgaaactGATGCCCTCAAAGCTGTTTCTACCTATCAACAAAAGTTTGGTCGGAATTCTTTCTTTACAAGTGACAGACTTCCTAGCCCAACCCCTTCAGGAGAATGTGATGATGGGGATGGTGACACTACTAGCGAGGTGTCTAGTTCTTCTACTATTGGTAATTTAAGAAATGTAAATCAACCCATTATGAGGCGACCAAATGCGCCCTCCATGGACATTTCTAGCATGCAAGGACCCGTTACCGTTAAAAGTGTTGCAGCTATAACTTCTGGGTCTAATACACTTGTGAAAGCTTCAGCAAAGAGTAGAGACCCTAGGCTTCGGTTAGCCAGCCCTGATGTGAATGTTTTAGATCTTAACCAGCGCCCCTTCTCTATCATGCATAATGCACCTAAAGTAGAACCCATTGGAACAGTAAGTTCAAGAAAGCAAAAAACTGTTGAGGAGCCTATTTTGGAAGGTCCTGCACTAAAAAGGCAAAGGAATGGGTTGGAATATTCTGGAGTCATTAGGGATGTGAAAACCGTGTCTGGAAGCGGTGGCTGGTTGGAGGACACTGGTATAGTTGGACCTCAGTTAATGAAGAGGAACCAGTTGATGGAGAATGCAGAAATCGATCCAATAAAAATGGCTAATGTTGTAAATTTTCCTGGTAGTAGTAGTGCTAATGCCAGTGCGACAATTAGTGGAACTGAGCAGGTGCCAGTGACAGGTACTAGTACCGCAGCCTCGTTGCCTGCTTTATTGAAAGATATTGCCGTGAATCCAACTATGCTGATAAATATACTTAAGTTGAGACAACAACAGAGTCTCGCAGCAGAATCCCAGCAAATATCTGCTGATCCTACAAAAAGTACAGCGCTACCACCAAACTCAAACTCAATACTGGGAGCAGTACCCTTGGTAAATGTTGCTCCATCAATGGCCTCAGGAATTTTCCCGAAACCAGCAGTAACACTTCAGATTCCTTCACAAATAGCTCCCATG CGCATGCAGGAGGACTTGGGAAAAATTCGCATGAAACCTCGTGATCCTCGCCGTATCCTCCATGGCAATGCACTTCATAAGGGTCCAAGCTTGGGAAATGAGCAGCTCAAAAATATATTACCCCCTACATCAAGCACCCAGGGAAGTAAGGATAATCTGAGTGCGCAAAAGCAAGAGGGTCAGGCAGATACAAAATCAGTGCCTTCTCAATCAGTTGTAGTACCTGACATTGCTCGGCAGTTCacaaagaatttgaaaaatattgctAATATTATGTCCGTTTCTCAAGCATCTTCAACTCTACCAATAATTTCTCAGAATATATCCTCTGAAGCAGTTCAGGTTAAGTCAGACAAAATGGATAAGAAAGCTGCAGGCTCAAATTCTGAGGACCAGCAATCCGGGACGAGTTCAGCACCTGAAGTAGGTGCAGTAATTGCCTGTCGTTCACAAAACGCTTGGGGGGATGTTGAGCATTTATTTGAAGGATATGATGACCAGCAAAAAGCTGCTATACAGAGAGAGAGGGCAAGGAGGATAGAAGAACAGAAGAAAATGTTTGCGACACACAAGCTCTGCCTTGTCTTGGATCTAGATCACACGCTTCTTAATTCAGCTAAG tttgtgGAAGTAGATCCAGTTCATGATGAGatattgagaaagaaagaggaacaGGATCGTGAAAAACCGCAGAGACACCTCTTCCGATTTCCTCATATGGGAATGTGGACCAAACTAAGACCTGGtatttggaattttttggagAAG GCTAGTAAGCTGTTTGAGATGCATCTATACACCATGGGGAACAAGCTGTATGCTACGGAGATGGCAAAAGTGCTTGATCCGAAAGGGGTTCTGTTTGCAGGACGAGTTATCTCTAGGGGTGATGATGGGGATCTCTTTGATGGTGATGAGAGGGTTCCAAAAAACAAGGATCTGGAAGGGGTTCTGGGTATGGAATCAGGGGTGGTAATTGTAGATGATTCTGTGAGGGTTTGGCCACATAACAAACTGAACTTGATAGTTGTAGAAAG GTATACATACTTTCCCTGTAGCAGACGCCAATTTGGGCTTCTAGGTCCTTCTCTGCTTGAGATTGACCATGATGAGAGACCAGAAGATGGAACTCTTGCATCCTCTTTGGCG GTTATTGAGAGACTACATCAAAACTTTTTCTCCCATGATTCCTTAGATGAAGTTGATGTTAGAAATATTCTAGCTGCGGAACAGCAGAAGATTTTGGCTGGCTGTCGTATTGTGTTTAGCAGGGTGTTTCCAGTTGGCGAAGCCAATCCTCACCTACATCCATTGTGGCAGACAGCGGAACAGTTTGGTGCCGCATGCACCAATCAAATAGATGAACAGGTTACACATGTAGTTGCCAATTCTCTTGGGACTGATAAG GTGAATTGGGCTCTTTCTACAGGACGATTTGTTGTATATCCAGGCTG GGTGGAAGCATCAGCTTTGCTTTATCGGAGGGCAAATGAGCGAGATTTTGCCATTAAACCATAA